One genomic segment of Corallococcus silvisoli includes these proteins:
- a CDS encoding DUF2378 family protein, with the protein MAPAEVVIQSTLFESLVRCVRLDASLRERLAAAGYDPDRPRASYPASVFLRCQNLVLSYGYSDREPRDALRQMGRDLVRGYFETLVGKVVHVALKIAGPDRAMKRVALSFRSVMEPVEITSLELAPRDWRVMFQGYPFPAEAAAGCCEEALRQAGAANSSAVLESDDGRGRFELRMRW; encoded by the coding sequence ATGGCCCCGGCCGAGGTCGTCATCCAGTCCACGCTGTTCGAATCGCTCGTGCGCTGCGTGAGGCTGGACGCGTCGCTGCGGGAGCGCCTGGCGGCGGCGGGCTACGATCCGGACAGGCCCCGGGCCAGCTATCCGGCGTCGGTGTTCCTGAGGTGCCAGAACCTGGTGCTCTCGTATGGCTACTCGGACCGGGAGCCCCGGGACGCCCTGCGGCAGATGGGCCGGGACCTGGTGCGGGGCTACTTCGAGACGCTGGTGGGCAAGGTGGTGCACGTGGCCCTGAAGATCGCGGGCCCGGACCGGGCGATGAAGCGGGTGGCGTTGAGCTTCCGCTCGGTGATGGAGCCGGTGGAGATCACCTCGCTGGAGCTGGCACCCCGGGACTGGCGGGTGATGTTCCAGGGCTACCCCTTTCCGGCGGAGGCCGCGGCGGGGTGCTGCGAGGAGGCCCTGCGGCAGGCCGGGGCGGCGAACTCCAGCGCGGTGCTGGAGAGCGACGACGGACGCGGCCGCTTCGAGCTGCGCATGCGTTGGTAG
- a CDS encoding HesA/MoeB/ThiF family protein — protein MHGSPDTDHHARIPHATRIERARVLVVGAGGLGCPASLALAQGGVGHLTLVDPDRVDVTNLPRQLWHRTADVGRSKAESAAAGLLRAFPGLSVEALPERLDAGNAEGLFRAHDLVVDATDGVATKFFLSDVAVLTGVPLVYGGVLRMQGQALRIDPGGPCLRCLYEDVPPPDAVPTCAQAGVLGAMAGLIGAVQALLALELLAGAASGPRGQSTLHVLDGETLEGRAVTVTRAPDCPGCAIQSLPPFPSSLEDTACPT, from the coding sequence ATGCACGGTTCCCCGGACACCGACCACCACGCACGCATTCCCCACGCGACCCGCATCGAGCGCGCGCGGGTGCTCGTCGTGGGGGCGGGCGGCCTGGGCTGTCCCGCGTCACTCGCGCTGGCGCAGGGCGGAGTGGGCCACCTGACGCTGGTGGATCCGGACCGGGTGGACGTGACGAACCTGCCCCGCCAGCTCTGGCACCGCACCGCGGACGTGGGCCGCTCCAAGGCCGAGTCCGCCGCGGCCGGCCTCCTGCGCGCCTTTCCCGGCTTGAGCGTGGAGGCCCTGCCCGAGCGGCTGGACGCGGGCAACGCGGAGGGCCTCTTCCGGGCGCACGACCTGGTGGTGGACGCGACGGACGGCGTGGCCACCAAGTTCTTCCTGTCGGACGTGGCGGTGCTCACCGGCGTGCCCCTGGTGTACGGCGGCGTGCTGCGGATGCAGGGGCAGGCCCTGCGCATCGACCCCGGAGGCCCCTGCCTCAGGTGCCTCTACGAGGACGTTCCGCCCCCGGACGCGGTGCCCACCTGCGCGCAGGCGGGCGTGTTGGGCGCGATGGCGGGGCTCATCGGCGCGGTGCAGGCGCTGCTCGCGCTGGAGCTGCTCGCCGGCGCCGCGAGCGGGCCGCGCGGCCAGTCCACGCTGCACGTGCTCGACGGCGAGACGCTGGAGGGGCGCGCCGTGACGGTGACGCGAGCGCCGGACTGCCCCGGGTGCGCCATCCAGTCCCTGCCCCCGTTCCCTTCGTCCCTGGAGGACACCGCATGCCCGACGTGA
- a CDS encoding Carotenogenesis protein CarS — protein MKQDPSLILKEDVDGAPVRIGAAVMIIRTEPDDLVSERFLGRVGTVVALVFDDPPTQYPADPLIQVRVHGVGEDLFFTQELVAAPQGHLVAFGSSSSG, from the coding sequence ATGAAGCAAGACCCTTCGCTCATCCTGAAGGAAGACGTGGACGGCGCACCGGTGCGCATTGGCGCGGCGGTGATGATCATCCGCACCGAGCCGGACGACCTGGTGTCCGAGCGCTTCCTCGGCCGGGTGGGCACCGTCGTGGCGCTGGTGTTCGACGACCCGCCCACGCAGTACCCCGCGGACCCGCTCATCCAGGTGCGCGTGCATGGCGTGGGCGAGGACCTGTTCTTCACCCAGGAGCTCGTCGCGGCCCCCCAGGGTCACCTGGTGGCGTTCGGGTCGTCCAGCTCCGGGTAG
- a CDS encoding S-(hydroxymethyl)glutathione dehydrogenase/class III alcohol dehydrogenase: MDVRAAVAFEAGKPLSIETVHLEGPKAGEVLIELKATGLCHTDEFTRSGADPEGLFPAIFGHEGAGVVVDVGPGVTSVKKGDHVIPLYTPECRGCKSCLSQKTNLCTAIRATQGKGLMPDGTSRFRLGKQLIHHYMGCSTFANYTVLPEIAVAKIREDAPFEKVCYIGCGVTTGVGAVVYTAKVEAGAKVVVFGLGGIGLNVVQAARMVGADMIVGVDLNPARRAIAEKFGMTHFVNPKEVEGDLVPYLVNLTGGGADYSFECIGNVKTMRQALECCHRGWGESIIIGVAGAGQEISTRPFQLVTGRVWKGSAFGGARGRTDVPKIVDWYMDGKIQVDPLITHTLKLEDINHGFELMHKGESIRSVVKYA, encoded by the coding sequence ATGGACGTCCGCGCCGCCGTCGCCTTCGAGGCCGGCAAGCCCCTGAGCATCGAAACCGTGCACCTGGAGGGCCCCAAGGCCGGCGAGGTGCTCATCGAGCTGAAGGCCACCGGCCTGTGCCACACCGACGAGTTCACCCGCTCCGGCGCGGACCCGGAAGGTCTGTTCCCCGCCATCTTCGGCCACGAGGGCGCGGGCGTCGTCGTGGACGTGGGCCCGGGCGTCACCAGCGTCAAGAAGGGCGACCACGTCATCCCGCTGTACACCCCCGAGTGCCGGGGCTGTAAGTCGTGCCTGTCCCAGAAGACGAACCTGTGCACGGCGATCCGCGCGACGCAGGGCAAGGGCCTGATGCCGGATGGCACCAGCCGCTTCCGCCTGGGCAAGCAGCTGATCCACCACTACATGGGCTGCTCCACGTTCGCGAACTACACGGTGCTGCCGGAGATCGCCGTCGCGAAGATCCGCGAGGACGCCCCCTTCGAGAAGGTCTGCTACATCGGCTGCGGCGTCACCACGGGCGTGGGCGCCGTCGTCTACACCGCGAAGGTGGAGGCGGGCGCGAAGGTGGTGGTGTTCGGCCTGGGCGGCATCGGCCTCAACGTGGTGCAGGCCGCGCGCATGGTGGGCGCCGACATGATCGTCGGCGTGGACCTGAACCCCGCGCGCAGGGCCATCGCGGAGAAGTTCGGCATGACCCACTTCGTCAACCCGAAGGAGGTGGAGGGCGACCTCGTGCCGTACTTGGTGAACCTCACCGGCGGTGGCGCGGACTACAGCTTCGAGTGCATCGGCAACGTGAAGACGATGCGCCAGGCGCTCGAGTGCTGCCACCGCGGCTGGGGCGAGAGCATCATCATCGGCGTGGCGGGCGCGGGGCAGGAGATCAGCACCCGGCCGTTCCAGCTGGTGACGGGACGCGTGTGGAAGGGCAGCGCGTTCGGTGGCGCCCGGGGCCGCACCGACGTGCCGAAGATCGTCGACTGGTACATGGACGGGAAGATCCAGGTCGACCCGCTCATCACCCACACGCTGAAGCTGGAGGACATCAACCACGGCTTCGAGTTGATGCACAAGGGTGAGTCCATCCGCAGCGTGGTGAAGTACGCATGA
- a CDS encoding DUF1109 domain-containing protein has protein sequence MPPPSDPLRAPPPRLDPKALERALAASRAELALGRPVRGWRSQALGLFAASAGMALAVAGVLLALGRTTGAMLLGRAPMLAMLLATGAVCSWGALTPRGRRVRQAGLGMAWVSAALLVLTRAAPHGPAVLPEWVCTASHLALALAPLTVAVVALRSAAFDPLRAAVAGLAVGTVGAFVGELACERGAEHVAAYHLSAWALLSLTTWALSKRLKPRTYAP, from the coding sequence ATGCCGCCTCCTTCCGACCCGCTGCGCGCCCCCCCTCCCCGCCTGGATCCCAAGGCGCTGGAGCGCGCGCTCGCGGCGTCGCGCGCGGAGCTGGCCCTGGGGAGGCCGGTGCGCGGCTGGCGCTCGCAGGCGCTGGGGCTGTTCGCCGCGTCCGCGGGCATGGCGCTCGCGGTGGCCGGGGTGCTGCTGGCGCTGGGACGCACCACGGGAGCGATGCTGCTGGGCCGCGCGCCGATGCTCGCGATGCTGCTGGCCACGGGGGCGGTGTGTTCGTGGGGGGCGCTGACGCCGCGCGGGCGCCGGGTGCGCCAGGCCGGCCTGGGAATGGCGTGGGTGAGCGCCGCGCTGCTGGTGCTCACGCGGGCGGCGCCGCACGGTCCCGCCGTCCTGCCGGAGTGGGTGTGCACCGCGAGCCATCTGGCGCTGGCGCTGGCGCCGTTGACCGTCGCGGTGGTGGCGCTGCGCTCGGCGGCGTTCGATCCGCTGCGGGCGGCCGTGGCGGGGCTCGCGGTGGGCACGGTGGGGGCGTTCGTGGGCGAGCTGGCCTGCGAACGAGGCGCGGAACATGTGGCTGCGTATCACCTGAGCGCGTGGGCGCTCCTGTCGCTCACGACCTGGGCGCTGTCGAAACGACTCAAACCCCGGACCTACGCACCATGA
- a CDS encoding RNA polymerase sigma factor: protein MGSVTDEALMDLFCQGDHSAFEALFARHAGRVHGFLARMVRDGPLAEDLMQTTFLSVIRARGRYEKGTRFTPWLLTIAANAARDALRHQQHVDAHVHAPPEGPTSVPAPDGDPVMRQRIEDALQQLPVEQREAVVLSKLEGWSFEEIAELRGIRAGAARLRAHRGYERLRELLGGQVEA from the coding sequence ATGGGGAGTGTCACGGACGAAGCGCTCATGGACCTGTTCTGCCAGGGAGATCACTCGGCGTTCGAGGCGCTGTTCGCCCGACACGCCGGGCGGGTGCACGGCTTTCTCGCGCGCATGGTGAGGGACGGGCCGCTGGCGGAGGACCTCATGCAGACGACCTTCCTGTCCGTCATCCGCGCGAGGGGACGCTACGAGAAGGGCACGCGGTTCACGCCCTGGCTGCTCACCATCGCGGCGAACGCGGCCCGGGACGCGCTCCGGCACCAGCAGCACGTGGACGCGCACGTGCACGCCCCGCCGGAGGGCCCCACGTCGGTGCCGGCGCCGGACGGCGATCCGGTGATGCGCCAGCGCATCGAGGACGCGCTCCAGCAGCTGCCCGTCGAGCAGCGCGAGGCGGTGGTGCTGAGCAAGCTGGAGGGTTGGTCCTTCGAGGAGATCGCCGAGCTGCGCGGCATCCGCGCGGGCGCGGCCCGGCTGAGGGCGCACCGGGGCTACGAGAGGCTGCGCGAGCTGCTCGGCGGGCAGGTGGAAGCGTGA
- a CDS encoding response regulator: protein MDANPTAPALPIRVFVVEDQTKILKNQLRLFEGHPDIDIVGTALSGEAALEEVARAKPDVLLLDLGLPRMSGIDVTREVKARFPKMEILIFTIFDEEDKVLEAVKAGASGYLLKGATVDKIVEAIKEVRAGGTVIQPNLARRLLRHFRVEPDTTPVPTEPLAVAPSAAEPPAPSASAPGAEDASAQEPLLKPLSDREREILQLIAKGVSNSEAARLLSLSKATIRTHLEHIYRKLEVTNRVEAVTEGIRKGLISV, encoded by the coding sequence GTGGACGCGAACCCGACCGCCCCTGCCCTGCCCATCCGCGTGTTCGTCGTGGAGGACCAGACCAAGATCCTGAAGAACCAGCTGCGCCTCTTCGAGGGCCACCCGGACATCGACATCGTGGGCACCGCGCTGTCGGGCGAGGCCGCGCTGGAGGAGGTGGCGCGCGCGAAGCCGGACGTGCTGCTGCTGGACCTGGGGCTGCCGCGCATGAGCGGCATCGACGTCACGCGCGAGGTGAAGGCGCGCTTCCCGAAGATGGAGATCCTGATCTTCACCATCTTCGACGAGGAGGACAAGGTCCTGGAGGCGGTGAAGGCCGGCGCCTCCGGCTACCTGCTCAAGGGCGCCACGGTGGACAAGATCGTGGAGGCCATCAAGGAGGTGCGCGCGGGCGGCACCGTCATCCAGCCGAACCTCGCGCGGCGCCTCCTGCGCCACTTCCGCGTGGAGCCGGACACGACGCCCGTGCCCACCGAGCCCCTGGCCGTGGCCCCGTCCGCCGCGGAGCCCCCCGCCCCTTCCGCGTCCGCGCCGGGCGCCGAGGACGCCTCCGCGCAGGAGCCGCTGCTCAAGCCCCTGTCGGATCGCGAACGGGAGATCCTCCAGCTCATCGCCAAGGGCGTGTCCAACAGCGAGGCGGCGCGGCTCTTGTCCCTCTCCAAGGCCACCATCCGCACGCACCTGGAGCACATCTACCGGAAACTCGAGGTGACGAACCGCGTGGAGGCCGTCACCGAGGGCATCCGAAAGGGCCTCATCTCCGTGTAG
- a CDS encoding sensor histidine kinase yields the protein MDSDLRPGDEHPAHDLKARVRAVLERRNLTDNVSAEQAAASWEQDRFVARARALFYARMMFLTLGLLILAVPAWSGYFGFDGPVSFLGYFAMLMYSVANLLVIDHPKAGRWVTYLSLCCDLLITVVLIARPLVGGGLQSPLLATQLLFTTLFAILFPKPLAILPPLLALPITTRLDLLLNRSVTAVELLTLLWYLGLNFIIVYVLVYLNEREATAHREVVSLQGDLKELAVVEERNRLAREIHDGLGASLSSMIIQAEYILNLAREDGLRAEIREMKATAEESIEELRRNLRMMRDDFELAQGLEDYVKTFRDRTGQDIRFERTGHARKLPPDAQLALFRILQECLANAAKHAEAKEVQVRLDFSTEGVHLVVRDNGKGFDPGRTPRGHYGLLNMRERAMKLGGSIVVDSAPGAGAQVAFSLPCLSA from the coding sequence ATGGACAGCGACCTGCGACCCGGCGACGAGCACCCGGCCCATGACTTGAAGGCCCGCGTCCGCGCCGTCTTGGAGCGCCGCAACCTCACGGACAACGTGTCCGCGGAGCAGGCCGCGGCCTCCTGGGAGCAGGACCGCTTCGTCGCCCGGGCCCGCGCGCTGTTCTACGCGCGGATGATGTTCCTCACGCTGGGCCTGCTCATCCTCGCGGTGCCCGCGTGGAGCGGCTACTTCGGCTTCGACGGCCCCGTCTCCTTCCTGGGCTACTTCGCGATGCTGATGTACAGCGTCGCGAACCTGCTCGTCATCGACCACCCGAAGGCGGGCCGGTGGGTGACGTACCTGTCGCTGTGCTGCGACCTGCTCATCACCGTGGTGCTCATCGCGCGGCCCCTGGTGGGCGGCGGCCTCCAGAGCCCGCTGCTGGCGACGCAGCTGTTGTTCACCACGCTCTTCGCCATCCTCTTCCCCAAGCCGCTGGCCATCCTGCCCCCGCTGCTGGCGCTGCCCATCACCACGCGCCTGGACCTGCTCCTCAACCGCTCCGTGACGGCGGTGGAGCTGCTCACGCTGCTCTGGTACCTGGGCCTCAACTTCATCATCGTCTACGTGCTCGTGTACCTGAACGAACGCGAGGCCACCGCGCACCGCGAGGTGGTGTCCCTGCAGGGCGACCTGAAGGAGCTGGCGGTGGTGGAGGAGCGCAACCGTCTGGCGAGGGAGATCCACGACGGCCTGGGCGCGTCGCTGTCGTCGATGATCATCCAGGCGGAGTACATCCTGAACCTCGCGCGCGAGGACGGGCTGCGCGCGGAGATCCGCGAGATGAAGGCCACCGCGGAGGAGTCCATCGAGGAGCTGCGCCGCAACCTGCGGATGATGCGCGACGACTTCGAGCTGGCGCAGGGGCTGGAGGACTACGTCAAGACGTTCCGCGACCGCACCGGCCAGGACATCCGCTTCGAGCGCACCGGCCACGCGCGCAAGCTGCCCCCGGACGCGCAGCTGGCGCTGTTCCGCATCCTCCAGGAGTGCCTGGCCAACGCCGCGAAGCACGCCGAGGCGAAGGAGGTCCAGGTGCGCCTGGACTTCAGCACCGAGGGCGTGCACCTGGTCGTGCGCGACAACGGCAAGGGCTTCGACCCGGGCCGGACGCCGCGTGGCCACTACGGCCTGCTCAACATGCGCGAGCGGGCCATGAAGCTCGGGGGCTCCATCGTGGTGGACTCGGCGCCCGGCGCCGGCGCCCAGGTGGCCTTCTCCCTTCCCTGCCTTTCCGCCTGA
- a CDS encoding FKBP-type peptidyl-prolyl cis-trans isomerase, translating to MKIGKDSVVSIDYKLHLGDGKIVDESEAGEPLVYLHGYEEIVPGLEKALEGKSAGESLKTTVSAADGYGDYDPEGVEEVPRTEFPEDLEIKAGGILSATDPDGDEVDFLVKEVRKDTVLVDFNHPFAGKELHFEVTIKEVRAATPEELEHGHAHGPDDDHDH from the coding sequence ATGAAAATCGGCAAGGACAGCGTTGTCTCCATTGATTACAAGCTGCACCTCGGAGACGGAAAGATCGTGGACGAGAGCGAGGCGGGCGAGCCGCTCGTCTACCTGCACGGCTACGAGGAGATCGTCCCCGGCCTGGAGAAGGCGCTGGAGGGCAAGTCCGCGGGCGAGTCCCTGAAGACGACCGTCTCCGCGGCGGACGGCTACGGCGACTACGATCCGGAAGGCGTCGAGGAGGTTCCCCGCACGGAGTTCCCCGAGGACCTGGAGATCAAGGCGGGCGGCATCCTCAGCGCCACGGATCCGGACGGGGACGAAGTGGACTTCCTGGTCAAGGAAGTGCGCAAGGACACCGTGCTGGTGGACTTCAACCACCCGTTCGCGGGCAAGGAGCTGCACTTCGAGGTCACCATCAAGGAAGTGCGCGCGGCGACGCCCGAGGAGCTCGAGCACGGCCACGCGCACGGTCCCGACGACGACCACGATCACTGA
- the sugE gene encoding quaternary ammonium compound efflux SMR transporter SugE yields MTSSWILLILAGLLEVAWTLGLKYTQGFTRPLASVLTVAAIVASMGLLSLAVKQLPIGTAYAVWVGIGALGAAVLGMVLFHEPATPARLFFLGLLLVAIVGLKVTGGSH; encoded by the coding sequence ATGACGTCGTCGTGGATCCTCCTCATCCTCGCGGGGCTGCTGGAAGTGGCCTGGACCCTGGGCCTGAAGTACACGCAGGGCTTCACCCGGCCGCTCGCCAGCGTGCTCACGGTGGCGGCCATCGTCGCGAGCATGGGCCTCTTGTCCCTCGCGGTGAAGCAGCTGCCCATCGGCACGGCCTACGCGGTCTGGGTCGGCATTGGCGCGCTCGGCGCGGCGGTGCTGGGCATGGTGCTCTTCCATGAGCCCGCGACGCCCGCGCGGCTCTTCTTCCTCGGCTTGTTGCTGGTCGCCATCGTGGGCTTGAAGGTCACGGGCGGCTCGCACTGA
- a CDS encoding glutathione S-transferase, with protein MRDAKFELYYWPGIPGRGEFVRLVLEEAGADWVDVGLLPESKGGGGRAVMEMLGRGPVPAYAPPVLKVGDVVFSQAANICSYLGERFGLVPTDEAARLHARQFQLTVADVVAEAHDAHHPIAAMKYYEEQKDAAKARAEDFRAQRIPKYLGHFERVLQANARARGEHLLGGDFTYPELALYQLVEGLLYAFPNAMRRIAPQVPGVMALRQRVAERPRIAAYKRSPRAQPFNTQGIFRHYPELDDPNATR; from the coding sequence ATGCGCGACGCGAAGTTCGAGCTGTATTACTGGCCCGGCATTCCCGGCCGGGGCGAGTTCGTGCGGCTGGTGCTGGAGGAGGCGGGGGCGGACTGGGTGGACGTCGGCCTCCTCCCTGAATCCAAGGGGGGCGGGGGCAGGGCCGTGATGGAGATGCTGGGCCGGGGTCCCGTGCCCGCGTACGCGCCGCCGGTCCTCAAGGTGGGCGACGTCGTCTTCTCCCAGGCGGCGAACATCTGCTCCTACCTGGGCGAGCGCTTCGGCCTGGTGCCCACCGACGAGGCCGCGCGCCTGCACGCCCGTCAATTCCAGCTCACCGTCGCGGACGTGGTGGCGGAGGCGCACGACGCGCATCACCCCATCGCCGCGATGAAGTACTACGAGGAGCAGAAGGACGCCGCGAAGGCCCGCGCCGAGGACTTCCGCGCCCAGCGCATCCCGAAGTACCTGGGCCACTTCGAGCGCGTGCTCCAGGCGAACGCGCGGGCCCGAGGGGAGCACCTGCTGGGCGGCGACTTCACCTATCCGGAGCTGGCGCTGTACCAGCTGGTGGAGGGCCTGCTGTATGCCTTCCCCAACGCCATGCGCCGCATCGCGCCCCAGGTGCCCGGCGTGATGGCGCTGCGCCAGCGTGTCGCGGAGCGCCCCCGCATCGCGGCGTACAAGCGGTCCCCGCGCGCCCAGCCCTTCAACACGCAGGGCATCTTCCGCCACTACCCGGAGCTGGACGACCCGAACGCCACCAGGTGA
- the fghA gene encoding S-formylglutathione hydrolase, giving the protein MSAVAPTLVSEHACFGGTQSFWKHPSEACGGEMRFSVFTPPQAKQGPVPVLYYLAGLTCTEETFPTKGGAQRVAAELGLMLVSPDTSPRGANIPGEDADWDFGTGAGFYLDATQEPWRARYRMGTYITKELPGILGAHFPARMDREGIFGHSMGGHGALVTALRDPGRYRSVSAFAPIGAPIQSPWGKKAFGGYLGPDERAWREYDATELLKSGRRVPALLVDQGTKDKFLPDQLLPHYLKDACAAAGQPLTLRMQEGYDHGYYFISTFMEDHLRHHGAALNAA; this is encoded by the coding sequence ATGAGCGCCGTCGCTCCGACGCTCGTCAGCGAGCACGCGTGCTTCGGGGGGACGCAGTCCTTCTGGAAGCACCCGTCCGAGGCCTGCGGCGGCGAGATGCGCTTCAGCGTCTTCACCCCGCCCCAGGCGAAGCAGGGCCCGGTGCCCGTGCTCTACTACCTGGCCGGCCTCACCTGCACCGAGGAGACCTTCCCCACCAAGGGCGGCGCGCAGCGCGTGGCGGCCGAGCTGGGGCTGATGCTCGTGTCGCCGGACACCAGTCCGCGCGGCGCCAACATCCCGGGCGAGGACGCGGACTGGGACTTCGGCACCGGCGCGGGCTTCTACCTGGACGCCACGCAGGAGCCGTGGAGGGCGCGCTACCGGATGGGCACGTACATCACGAAGGAGCTGCCCGGCATCCTCGGCGCGCACTTCCCCGCGCGCATGGACCGCGAGGGCATCTTCGGCCACTCCATGGGCGGGCACGGCGCGCTCGTCACCGCGCTGCGCGACCCGGGCCGCTACCGCTCCGTGTCCGCGTTCGCGCCCATCGGGGCGCCCATCCAGAGCCCGTGGGGAAAGAAGGCCTTCGGGGGCTACCTGGGCCCGGATGAGCGCGCGTGGCGCGAGTACGACGCCACGGAGCTCTTGAAGTCCGGCCGGCGCGTCCCCGCGCTGCTCGTGGACCAGGGGACGAAGGACAAGTTCCTGCCGGATCAGCTCCTCCCGCACTACCTCAAGGACGCATGCGCGGCGGCGGGCCAGCCCCTCACGCTGCGCATGCAGGAGGGGTACGACCACGGCTACTACTTCATCTCCACGTTCATGGAGGACCACCTGCGCCACCACGGCGCGGCCTTGAACGCGGCCTGA
- a CDS encoding polysaccharide lyase, whose protein sequence is MKSQHLAVAAGVTLFTFGLVAEAAEIFRNTGTLSGWNAINREHNGTVNEVTNVTYEGPTAIKVTQIYDPNYTGRYHSEVVKNNVYRRGDTGFYGFTFRLQQDWQFQPQSYNIAQFIADFGDTGCDDYMPSTMVWLSGNQLYTRVKQGTVCSQKTVTFPNLATVSAGEWHKVIIQAKWASDSTGYIKLWFDGVKVLEQYNLATTVADDRFFQFRVGLYANGWHDSGAMQGSQGTRSIWFDEIAAGTTFADADPAQW, encoded by the coding sequence ATGAAGTCCCAGCATCTCGCCGTCGCCGCGGGAGTGACCCTGTTCACGTTCGGACTGGTCGCCGAAGCCGCGGAGATCTTCCGCAACACGGGCACGCTCTCGGGTTGGAACGCCATCAACCGGGAGCACAACGGGACGGTGAATGAAGTCACCAACGTCACCTACGAGGGCCCCACCGCCATCAAGGTGACGCAGATCTACGACCCCAACTACACCGGCCGCTACCATTCGGAGGTGGTGAAGAACAACGTGTACCGCCGTGGCGACACGGGCTTCTACGGCTTCACGTTCCGGCTGCAGCAGGACTGGCAGTTCCAGCCGCAGTCCTACAACATCGCGCAGTTCATCGCGGACTTCGGCGACACCGGCTGCGATGACTACATGCCGTCCACGATGGTGTGGCTGTCGGGCAACCAGCTCTACACGCGCGTCAAGCAGGGCACGGTCTGCAGCCAGAAGACCGTCACCTTCCCCAACCTCGCGACGGTCAGCGCGGGGGAATGGCACAAGGTCATCATCCAGGCGAAGTGGGCCAGCGACAGCACGGGCTACATCAAGCTCTGGTTCGACGGCGTGAAGGTCCTGGAGCAGTACAACCTGGCCACCACCGTCGCGGATGATCGCTTCTTCCAGTTCCGCGTGGGGCTCTACGCGAACGGCTGGCACGACAGCGGCGCCATGCAGGGCAGCCAGGGGACGCGCAGCATCTGGTTCGACGAGATCGCCGCAGGCACGACGTTCGCCGACGCCGATCCCGCGCAGTGGTAG
- a CDS encoding DEAD/DEAH box helicase yields MSASFKSLGLSPETLGAVKRARFGAPTPIQAQAIPPALSGRDVIGCAATGTGKTAAYLLPMIERFAGERGTLGLILAPTRELVQQVAEQARFFGEPRGVLPTIIIGGEDMNAQVDALRERPTLIVATPGRLVDLLGVKAVNLSRIRTLVLDEADRMLDMGFLPQINQVLHALPRERQTLLFSATLGADVARFGQRALHKPVRVEVTPSGTPAPRAEQHLYIVKPEEKWPLLLTLLAQDQASALVFVRTQQRADKMKELLAAAGHKSAALHAGRTQAQRRQALEGFRRGQYRCLVATDLAARGLDVDDIGHVISMDVPHGPEDYVHRIGRTARAAASGRASLFALEVERRTLRDIESIIRQELPRAEVPRSDPLFRREMEAFQAKQRDPGPRQPDHGRSTRPPDAAPGRHARSHGKGRPKGPERQ; encoded by the coding sequence ATGAGCGCCTCCTTCAAGTCCCTGGGCCTGTCCCCCGAAACGCTGGGCGCGGTGAAGCGTGCCCGCTTCGGTGCCCCCACGCCCATCCAGGCGCAAGCCATCCCGCCCGCGCTGTCCGGCCGCGACGTCATTGGCTGCGCCGCCACCGGCACCGGCAAGACGGCCGCCTACCTGCTCCCCATGATCGAACGCTTCGCCGGGGAGCGCGGCACGCTGGGCCTCATCCTCGCCCCCACGCGCGAGCTGGTGCAGCAGGTGGCGGAACAGGCCCGCTTCTTCGGCGAGCCCCGAGGCGTCCTGCCGACCATCATCATCGGCGGCGAGGACATGAACGCGCAGGTGGACGCGCTGCGCGAGCGGCCCACCCTCATCGTCGCCACCCCGGGCCGGCTCGTGGACCTGCTGGGCGTGAAGGCCGTGAACCTGTCGCGCATCCGCACCCTCGTCCTGGATGAGGCGGACCGGATGCTGGACATGGGCTTCCTGCCGCAGATCAACCAGGTGCTCCACGCGCTGCCCCGCGAGCGCCAGACCCTGCTGTTCTCCGCGACGCTGGGCGCGGACGTGGCGCGCTTCGGCCAGCGCGCCCTGCACAAGCCCGTGCGCGTGGAGGTGACCCCCAGCGGGACCCCCGCGCCGCGCGCCGAACAGCACCTCTACATCGTCAAGCCCGAGGAGAAGTGGCCGCTGCTGCTCACGCTCCTCGCGCAGGATCAGGCGAGCGCGCTCGTGTTCGTGCGCACCCAGCAGCGCGCGGACAAGATGAAGGAGCTGCTCGCCGCCGCGGGCCACAAGTCCGCCGCCCTGCACGCGGGCCGCACGCAGGCCCAGCGGCGTCAGGCGCTGGAGGGCTTCCGCCGGGGCCAGTACCGCTGCCTCGTGGCCACCGACCTCGCCGCGCGCGGCCTGGACGTGGACGACATCGGGCACGTCATCAGCATGGACGTGCCGCACGGGCCGGAGGACTACGTGCACCGCATTGGCCGCACCGCTCGCGCGGCGGCCAGCGGGCGCGCATCGCTGTTCGCGCTGGAGGTGGAGCGCCGCACGCTCCGGGACATCGAGAGCATCATCCGCCAGGAGCTGCCCCGCGCGGAGGTGCCGCGCTCGGATCCGCTCTTCCGGCGGGAGATGGAGGCGTTCCAGGCGAAGCAGCGCGACCCGGGGCCGCGCCAGCCCGACCACGGGCGCTCCACCCGGCCCCCGGACGCGGCGCCCGGGCGGCATGCCCGGTCGCACGGCAAGGGCCGGCCGAAGGGCCCTGAACGTCAGTGA